The DNA segment TCCACCCTGAGTGTGCTGACGCAGACAAGCAGCGATGCAGGGCTGAGTGCTGCTCTGCAGACAATCTTCACACCGGTATCTGCGTTTGCTTATTTGTGTTTCACCGTTTTGTATATGCCCTGTGTTGCAGCCTTTGCGGCTACCAGACGGGAGCTGGGTTCATTGAAACAGGCGCTTGCCACAGTTGCATATCAAACGCTGACGGCGTATATTGTCGCATTCCTGGTATTTCAGATTGGGCGTATATTCTTTTGAGTGGACAACAACCTGTTAAGCGCATATACTAATAGGGAACAGGATGTGATAGCATGAATATTGCGGATATTATTGTTATTGCAGTATTGCTTATAATACTGGCAGGAATCGTTTATCTGACAAGACCTAAAAAGGGAAAAGACTCTGCCTGCGGCTCCTGTCACAGCGATTGCTCCAGCTGCTCGGCTTTTTCCAGCTTTTATGAGGATTATAAAAAGGATCAGGAACAGAAATAAGCTGCCTACAGCTGTTTCTGTTTTTTTCACCTTTTTCGTGCGATAACAGCGATTGACAACACAGTGCATTCTCCGTAAACAAAATGGGAAACCTGTGATATAGTATAGGTATTCAGGAAAGCAGGTGTGTTTATGATCATAGCGTATAAAAATAAAAGACCTTCCATAGATAAGGAAGCCTATGTATCCAGCAATGCCACCGTCATAGGTGATGTAGCATTGGAAAAGGGAAGCTCTGTCTGGTTTCATACCGTCGTTCGCGGGGACAAGGATCATATCCATATTGGAGAGAACAGCAATGTGCAGGATAATTGTACTCTGCATACCGATCCCCAGCATGTGCTTACGATTGGTAAGCGTGTTACCATAGGGCATAATGCTGTACTTCACGGCTGTCATATTGCAGATGAGGTATTGGTAGGTATGGGGGCCATCATACTAAACGGAGCATGCATTGGCTCGCATAGCATCATCGGAGCAGGAGCACTGGTGAAGGAAGGACAGATGATCCCTGAAAACAGTCTTGCCGTAGGCAGCCCTGCCAGGGTGATTCGCAACGTCCGTAAGGAGCAGATCGACGAGATTCTGGAAAATGCAGAGCACTATGCAGCGCTCGCTCAGGAATATAAGGAACATGATGTTTGAAAATCACGTATAACTGAAGCACTCCCTTCCATACTAATGGTGACAAAGGAGTGAGAATATGTTTGAACACAAGAAAAAGTTATTACATCCGGTTAAGGTAGAACGTCCAAATCCACAATACGCTGTATTGATGCAGGAGCAGTTAGGTGGAAACAACGGGGAGCTGAAGGCAGCTATGCAGTATCTGTCCCAGAGCTTCCGTGCACAGGATCCGGTTTTTAAGGATTTATTTCTGGATATCGGAACAGAGGAGCTAAGTCACATGGAAATGGTCGCAGAAACCATAAACCTGTTGAATGGCGGAGATGTAGATTACAAGCAGGTAAAGGTTGGCGAAATCGAAAGCATGGTGACGTTCGGTCTGAATCCGGCACTGGTGAATTCCAGCGGAAACCCTTGGACTGCTGATTATGTTACTGTAACGGGAGACCTGGCAGCTGATCTGCTTGCGGATATCGCCAGTGAACAGCGTGCCAAGGTCGTATACGAGTATTTGTATCGTCAGATTGATGACAAATATGTTAAGGAAACGATTATGTTCCTGCTGGAGCGTGAGGAAGCACACAATGCTCTGTTCTGCGAGGCGTTGAATAAAATCACCGATGATGGCAGCAATAAGAGCTTTGGTATGAGTGAGGACAGCCGTTTGTATTTCGACTTATCCAAGCCTGGACGCTATTTTGACGATCCCGATCCGAAAGCACCGAAAATGGCCAATGCCAAGGATTCCAAAAGCACCAAAAGCAAAACGAAAAAGAAATAAAATACAATATGGAAAGCCGCTTAGAATACAGGCGGTTTTTTTATGCGAGAAAGTCCCTGTATTGCTTCATAAAAAAGATACAGAGGCAGACAGGTGCAGGAAGAGTGAGCCTTATAACATCCATGAACATAACTGTTTCTGGTTGAAGCTCTATAACAATATCACCGTTATCATAAAAGGTATGTTTTATATCCATCCGTTTGAATTTGCCCTTCAGAGATAGGCAGTGAAGCTAGCCGCAAGCTTGTCCCTATTCGCTCCTTACACGATTCTTCTGTAAAGGAGGGAGATTTTATAGTGTTTCATTTATTTTCAGAAAAAAACGTTATACTGTTTCTTTTTTTGCTCATTTATGGGATAATAAAGAGCATAAAAGCGTCATAGTGTCTTTTCCATATCAAAAGGAATATACTATAGCAGATAAGGAGGTTGTCGCAGATGAAGGCATACACTGCAGGAAGCTTATTCTGGAATACATTCAAATGCGAAAGCGTCCTGCTTCGTGAACGATGTTGCACAGGCTTTGGTTCACAGAAGAATGGTTAGACTTTATAAGGAGGACATGTTGATGAAGGAAACAGTAAAGCTGATTGGAAATACACCATTATATCATATAGAAAATACGGATATCTATGTGAAGCTGGAAAAATACAATATCGGAGGAAGTGTTAAGGATCGTGCTGTGCTCAGGATGCTGCAGGGTGCCATGGAAAAGGGCGAGATCACCAAGGACAGCGTACTCGTGGAGGCAACCAGTGGGAATACCGGTGTAGCGCTTGCTATGCTGGGGGCTGTGTATCACATACCGGTAACGATCATCATGCCGGATACGATGAGCATGGAACGCCGGCAGCTGGTAAGGGCCTATGGGGCAACGCTTGTTTTAACTCCGGGCGCAAAGGGAATGCAGGGCGCTATGGAGGAAATGGAACGCCTGATGAAGGAGCACGACAATTATCGTTCCCTGTCACAGTTTGATAATCCGGATAATATCAATGCGCATTATGAAACAACAGGCAGGGAAATTCTGGAGCAGCTGCCGGATGTAGATCTATTTGTTGCCTGCATCGGTACCGGAGGTACGTTCAGCGGTATCGCAAAACGGTTAAAGGAACATGATCCTGCAATCCTATGCATGGCAGGAGAACCGGAAAAAAGTGCAATTCTTAGCGGCAGGGAAGCGGGGCCTCATAAAATTCAGGGGATTGGCGCAAACTTTGTGCCTGCCAACTTCGATCGTGAACTGGCGGACGACATTCTTTTGATTTCGGATCAAGAGGCTGTTTTTGAAACTGTGCGCTTTGTCCGTGAAACCGGAATTCTGGTAGGTATCAGCTCCGGTGCCAACATCGCTTTGGCAAAACGTTTATCACTGCGTTATCCTGGAAAGAAAATCGTTACGGTTGCACCGGACGGCGGAGAGAAATATCTTTCCGTATTGGACTTTGATTAGTATGCTTCGTGTATTGAAGGATATCAATCACAATTTAAACCGCTCCCTGCAAAATGATCCTGCAGCGCATTCCAAGCTGGAGATATTGTTACTATATCCCCATATCCGTGCGCTTGCCTTTCATCGGGTGTCTCATTTTCTGTATAAGCACCATCTGTTTTTTCTGGCGCGGCTGAATTCAAATATTGCGCGTCACTGGACAGGGATTGAGATTCATCCGGGGGCAACCATCGGAAGAGGGCTTTTGATCGATCATGGCATGGGAGTTGTGATTGGTGAAACTGCTGTGATTGGGGATGACTGCCAGCTTTATCATGGTGTGACACTCGGCGGAACCGGTAAGCAGCATGCCAAACGGCATCCAACCCTTGGCAATCGTGTAATGATCGGGGCAGGGGCAAAATGTCTTGGCAATATCACAATCGATGATGATGCTAAGGTGGGAGCGAATGCAGTTGTTTTAACAGATGTACCGGCCGGAGCAACATTCATCGGGCTGGCCGCAAAGGATAAACGCGAAAAACATTGTCTGTTTTATTAAACAGTAAAGGTCTGAGGGATAAGCTGTTTTGTGCTTTCCTTGGGCCTTTTTTGTTGCTGTTCGTGCGGATAAAGGAAAGGCTTACCGCATGGAGAGCATTTGGCTTTCCTGTTTACAAGGTGCAGCTTTATAAGAACCGTATAAGAATTACACATATACTTGTAATCTGTTCCCATTTGTTTTACAATAATCCTGGATACTGTACATAAACGTATACGTTTTTGTACAGTGTTTTTTTCTGTAATTTCCTTAAAAATCATCAGCTTTTTGTTTGTTTTCGTAACCTTTCCCGTGATTTCTAATCGTATACCTTATGAAATACTGTATCGAAATTGAGGTGAGTATGCTTATGAAGCTGATCATATTGCTGATTTTGAGTATTGCAGGGGGAATATTGCAGAGTACAGAGGTCTGGCCCTGCGTTGCGCCGAAGGAAGGAGGGCGGGCAGCTATTTGCTGCTATTACAGTTTGAGCATGACTGTGTGATTAAGCTGGGGGTTATTGGAATAGGAAGCAAATGGAACAACTATGGAAGCCTTTCCACTCAGGGGCTGCTGCTTTACTCTTTTACAAAGCGCTGTGCATAGGACTATTTCCCCCCTTCATGCAGTTTGAGTATCAAAATATATTGACGATATACATAGGGTATGCTATATTATATCTGTAATAGATATATCTAAAATGGATATATCCATTATGGAGGTTAAGAATATGTCAAAAAGCAATACGCTGGAGACGGAGCAGCTGACGGATGCCATGTATTACATTCTGCTGTCTCTGATGAAGGAGCGTCATGGCTATGCCATCATGAAATATATCGAGGAGCTCAGCAATCACAGTATTACGATGGGGCCGGGAACCTTATATACACTTTTGAAAAAGCTGTGTAAGGCGGAGTGGATCCTGCAGACCTCTGTCGATGCGGACCGGACGAAAAAATATCAGATTACCGATACCGGCAGAGCAGTGCTGCTGCATGAGATAAAACGCAGAAGGCACATGGTGGAGGACGGCTTGCGAATTTTAAAGGAGAACGGATATGAAGGATAGAAAACGGGTGATGTGCGGCGGTCTGGCTTTTTCCGATTGCGAGGATATGGAAATGCTGCATCAGTATGCCAAAGAGGGCTGGGTGTTTCGGGAATTTCACGGTCTGTTTTATATCCTGCATAAGGAGGAGCCGGTAAACCGGATTTACAGCTATACCATGCAGAAGCTGGCGGAGGATGAAAAGGAAGCCTATTTCCGTCTGTTTGAGGAGGGAGGCTGGCACATTCTGAACCCGGATAGCAAAGAGGTATATTTCTTCTGGGCAGAGGAGGGCTGTGTGCCCCTGCACAGTGAGGTGGAAACCAGGATGGAGGAATACCGGCCGACACTGTATGTGTTTGCCGGAATGCTGCTGGTCGGCTGCCTGTGTCTGCTGTCCCTGCTCTGGCTGCGGCATACTGCTTTTTATGCGGCAGTCCTCATGCTTGGCTCCATAATGAGCACGGTAGGACTTTTGATGGTGGTGGGCATTACATTGCGTATGAAGAAGAAGCGTCTTCGCATCGTGAATCTGACCTTCCGCCAGGGGGCAGTGATCTTTGCGGCTGGTATCGTCCTGCTGTGTATCCGTATGCTTGACTTGGGAAGCGGCATACGCAGACTGCTGCTGATACTCGGCGTTGTTTGTGTGATAGAAGGGGTTTTATGGATGTGTTTTCAGTATCGGGCATTTCGTGATAAAAAAGAAATTCGTATAAAAAAGAAAGATGAGGGTGTGTTATGATCGAGGTAAATAATTTGACAAAGCTGTACGGGAAATTTAAGGCCGTGGATGATGTATCGTTGAAAGCAGAGGATGGGGAAGTTACCATTCTGCTGGGACCCAATGGTGCGGGTAAGTCAACGACGATAAAAAGTATTACCAATCTGCTGCAGTATAAGGGGGATATCAAAATCAATGGGTATGAGAATGATTCTCTGGAGGCTAAAAAAAGCTTCGGCTATATCCCGGAGGCCCCGGTACTGTATGATCTGTTGACAATCGATGAGCATGTGGAGTTTATCGGCAAGGCGTACCGCTGTGAGAATTACCGTGCGCTGGCGGATACATATATTGCTCTGTTCAAGCTGGAGGATAAGCGAAAAAAAGCGGTGCGTGAGCTGTCCAAGGGGATGAAGCAGAAGGTCAGTATGCTGTTGGCTCTGATCATTTCTCCAAAAACCCTGCTGGTGGATGAGCCAATGGTTGGTCTGGACCCAACAAGTATTGAAGAAACCCTGCAGCTGTTTGTGCGGCTGAAGCAGGAGGGAGTGGCAATACTGATTTCTACGCATATCATCGATGTGATTGAGGCAATTTGGGATAGCGCCTATATCATGGATCACGGGAAAATCGTAGCCCATGTACGAAAAGCGGAGCTGAAGGAGCAAACGATCAAGGAAATCTTCTTTGCGTCTGTGGAAGGTGATGAACATGAGCATACTGTATAAGCTGTATCTGACCAGGCTGAAGGCGAATATCCGGCATGTATTTTCCAAAAAGGGAAGTGCCGTCTTTGCCATCCT comes from the Erysipelotrichaceae bacterium 66202529 genome and includes:
- a CDS encoding ATP-binding cassette domain-containing protein, yielding MIEVNNLTKLYGKFKAVDDVSLKAEDGEVTILLGPNGAGKSTTIKSITNLLQYKGDIKINGYENDSLEAKKSFGYIPEAPVLYDLLTIDEHVEFIGKAYRCENYRALADTYIALFKLEDKRKKAVRELSKGMKQKVSMLLALIISPKTLLVDEPMVGLDPTSIEETLQLFVRLKQEGVAILISTHIIDVIEAIWDSAYIMDHGKIVAHVRKAELKEQTIKEIFFASVEGDEHEHTV
- a CDS encoding PadR family transcriptional regulator, with protein sequence MSKSNTLETEQLTDAMYYILLSLMKERHGYAIMKYIEELSNHSITMGPGTLYTLLKKLCKAEWILQTSVDADRTKKYQITDTGRAVLLHEIKRRRHMVEDGLRILKENGYEG
- a CDS encoding manganese catalase family protein — encoded protein: MFEHKKKLLHPVKVERPNPQYAVLMQEQLGGNNGELKAAMQYLSQSFRAQDPVFKDLFLDIGTEELSHMEMVAETINLLNGGDVDYKQVKVGEIESMVTFGLNPALVNSSGNPWTADYVTVTGDLAADLLADIASEQRAKVVYEYLYRQIDDKYVKETIMFLLEREEAHNALFCEALNKITDDGSNKSFGMSEDSRLYFDLSKPGRYFDDPDPKAPKMANAKDSKSTKSKTKKK
- a CDS encoding pyridoxal-phosphate dependent enzyme, with the translated sequence MKETVKLIGNTPLYHIENTDIYVKLEKYNIGGSVKDRAVLRMLQGAMEKGEITKDSVLVEATSGNTGVALAMLGAVYHIPVTIIMPDTMSMERRQLVRAYGATLVLTPGAKGMQGAMEEMERLMKEHDNYRSLSQFDNPDNINAHYETTGREILEQLPDVDLFVACIGTGGTFSGIAKRLKEHDPAILCMAGEPEKSAILSGREAGPHKIQGIGANFVPANFDRELADDILLISDQEAVFETVRFVRETGILVGISSGANIALAKRLSLRYPGKKIVTVAPDGGEKYLSVLDFD
- a CDS encoding gamma carbonic anhydrase family protein, which gives rise to MIIAYKNKRPSIDKEAYVSSNATVIGDVALEKGSSVWFHTVVRGDKDHIHIGENSNVQDNCTLHTDPQHVLTIGKRVTIGHNAVLHGCHIADEVLVGMGAIILNGACIGSHSIIGAGALVKEGQMIPENSLAVGSPARVIRNVRKEQIDEILENAEHYAALAQEYKEHDV
- a CDS encoding DUF2812 domain-containing protein, whose amino-acid sequence is MKDRKRVMCGGLAFSDCEDMEMLHQYAKEGWVFREFHGLFYILHKEEPVNRIYSYTMQKLAEDEKEAYFRLFEEGGWHILNPDSKEVYFFWAEEGCVPLHSEVETRMEEYRPTLYVFAGMLLVGCLCLLSLLWLRHTAFYAAVLMLGSIMSTVGLLMVVGITLRMKKKRLRIVNLTFRQGAVIFAAGIVLLCIRMLDLGSGIRRLLLILGVVCVIEGVLWMCFQYRAFRDKKEIRIKKKDEGVL
- a CDS encoding FeoB-associated Cys-rich membrane protein; this translates as MNIADIIVIAVLLIILAGIVYLTRPKKGKDSACGSCHSDCSSCSAFSSFYEDYKKDQEQK
- the cysE gene encoding serine O-acetyltransferase — translated: MLRVLKDINHNLNRSLQNDPAAHSKLEILLLYPHIRALAFHRVSHFLYKHHLFFLARLNSNIARHWTGIEIHPGATIGRGLLIDHGMGVVIGETAVIGDDCQLYHGVTLGGTGKQHAKRHPTLGNRVMIGAGAKCLGNITIDDDAKVGANAVVLTDVPAGATFIGLAAKDKREKHCLFY